A genomic region of Nostoc sp. UHCC 0702 contains the following coding sequences:
- a CDS encoding alpha/beta hydrolase, protein MLKKTVGYFLGIISSIAITTPALGADRIEFNYSPFGEFDIATKDLELFINEGKITKDFAFYTNRANPEELAQMREFLRTKFQVSPILVSQFTYSPIGEAMLQRLGQFLQTSSRQNGFYALRSALILSAASPEGLTFVNIVKRYSSPSIHLNVSETLQTMGQLSELLQKRDLVVGKIQQIANQQATNLQPVDFVQKPDIQKSGEFNIEKVILTLHDHSRDQQSRTVLERKYDVDVYLPQPKSATTSQPYPVIVISHGLAEDRNSFVYIAQHLASYGFVVAVLDHPVTDSKQFQQFLAGFAAPPQATELIDRPLDVKYLLDELQHLSETDSRFKNKLNLQQVGLIGHSLGGYTSLALAGGTFDFEKIHKDCNPNRSLNLSTFLQCRANDLKPSNYPIKDDRIKAIMVMNPLNSTLLGEKGISKIQVPVMMVAGSQDIFTPAVPEQIRPFTELPSKDKYLALIENATHFSVESDSPLSPKAIPVPQELLGPDRTSVHSYMKALGVAFFKTYLSNQQEYRPYLTASYAQFISQAPLNLSLVDSNSGEVISQLLNTVYQTPSNIQQVSSKQ, encoded by the coding sequence ATGTTGAAAAAAACTGTCGGCTACTTCTTAGGCATTATCTCCAGTATTGCCATTACTACCCCCGCATTAGGAGCAGACCGGATTGAATTCAATTATTCGCCCTTTGGCGAGTTTGATATTGCCACAAAAGATTTAGAATTATTTATTAACGAAGGCAAAATTACTAAAGACTTTGCCTTTTATACCAATCGAGCTAACCCAGAAGAATTAGCTCAGATGCGAGAGTTTCTTAGAACAAAATTCCAAGTTTCTCCCATTCTTGTGTCGCAATTCACTTATTCTCCTATCGGTGAAGCGATGTTGCAACGCTTGGGTCAATTCCTGCAAACGTCAAGTAGACAAAATGGTTTTTATGCCCTGCGTTCTGCGCTAATCTTATCAGCAGCTAGTCCGGAAGGATTGACTTTCGTTAATATCGTGAAAAGGTATTCCAGTCCCAGTATTCACCTGAATGTATCAGAAACTCTACAGACAATGGGACAGTTATCAGAACTGCTGCAAAAAAGAGATTTAGTTGTTGGCAAAATACAACAAATAGCAAACCAACAAGCTACTAATTTGCAGCCAGTAGATTTTGTCCAAAAACCAGATATTCAGAAATCTGGTGAATTTAACATCGAAAAAGTTATCTTAACCTTACACGATCATTCTCGTGATCAACAGTCAAGAACTGTTTTAGAACGGAAATATGATGTTGATGTTTACTTACCCCAGCCAAAATCAGCAACAACATCACAACCTTATCCGGTAATCGTGATTTCTCACGGTTTGGCAGAAGACCGTAATAGTTTTGTTTACATAGCTCAACATTTGGCATCATACGGCTTTGTCGTTGCTGTTCTTGACCATCCTGTGACTGACTCCAAACAATTTCAACAATTTTTAGCAGGGTTTGCTGCGCCTCCCCAAGCTACAGAATTAATTGACCGTCCTTTGGATGTGAAATACCTCTTAGATGAACTCCAACATCTTTCTGAAACTGACTCCAGATTTAAAAATAAATTAAATCTGCAACAAGTTGGTTTAATTGGACATTCACTTGGTGGTTATACATCTTTAGCGTTGGCTGGAGGAACCTTTGATTTTGAGAAAATTCACAAAGATTGCAATCCCAATCGCTCTTTAAATCTCTCAACTTTTCTGCAATGTCGCGCTAACGACCTCAAACCTAGCAACTATCCTATCAAAGACGATCGCATTAAAGCGATTATGGTGATGAATCCTTTGAATAGCACTTTGTTGGGGGAAAAAGGAATCAGTAAAATACAAGTTCCGGTGATGATGGTGGCTGGGAGTCAGGATATATTTACCCCCGCAGTTCCCGAACAAATTCGACCTTTTACCGAATTACCCAGCAAAGATAAATACTTGGCTCTCATTGAAAATGCTACTCACTTTTCCGTAGAATCAGATTCACCACTCAGCCCAAAAGCTATCCCTGTACCGCAAGAATTGCTTGGGCCCGATAGAACAAGTGTCCATTCTTACATGAAAGCCTTGGGAGTTGCCTTTTTCAAAACCTATCTTTCCAATCAACAAGAATACCGTCCTTACCTGACCGCTTCTTATGCTCAATTTATCAGTCAAGCACCCTTAAATTTGAGTCTAGTGGATTCTAATAGTGGAGAAGTGATTTCCCAACTGTTAAATACGGTTTACCAAACTCCATCCAATATTCAGCAGGTTAGCTCAAAACAGTAG